A window from Aeromonas rivipollensis encodes these proteins:
- the ampD gene encoding 1,6-anhydro-N-acetylmuramyl-L-alanine amidase AmpD — protein MTEPTTIFSIDPAGWCEQARRVPSPHHNERIGPHDISLLVIHGISLPPGEFGGPWIDDLFLGRLDPDAHPYFAGIHQLRVSAHCLIRRDGELVQYVPFTARAWHAGVSSWEGREACNDFSIGIELEGTDELPYSDAQYEVLASLSRAISGQYPEVTASRIVGHCDIAPGRKTDPGTSFEWQRYRGMLNFE, from the coding sequence ATGACTGAACCCACAACCATTTTTTCCATCGATCCAGCTGGGTGGTGTGAACAGGCCCGCAGGGTACCTTCGCCCCATCACAATGAACGGATCGGTCCGCACGACATCTCCCTGCTGGTGATACACGGCATCAGCCTGCCACCGGGAGAATTTGGGGGCCCCTGGATAGACGATCTGTTTCTCGGTCGCCTCGATCCCGACGCTCACCCTTACTTTGCCGGCATTCATCAGCTGAGGGTCTCGGCCCACTGCCTGATCCGCCGCGATGGCGAACTGGTGCAGTATGTGCCGTTCACTGCGCGAGCCTGGCATGCGGGAGTATCGAGCTGGGAGGGGCGGGAGGCGTGCAACGACTTCTCCATCGGCATCGAACTGGAAGGCACCGACGAGCTGCCGTACAGCGATGCACAGTACGAGGTGCTGGCAAGTCTCAGTCGGGCCATTTCTGGTCAGTATCCCGAGGTGACGGCATCACGCATCGTCGGCCATTGCGACATTGCGCCGGGCCGCAAGACGGATCCTGGAACCAGTTTCGAATGGCAGCGATATCGCGGAATGCTCAACTTTGAGTAA